A part of Amycolatopsis lurida genomic DNA contains:
- a CDS encoding peptidoglycan-binding protein → MRRLLTFLATVVAMVMIGAGSAHAAPAPAWPLVTGDSTGPEVTSAQYLLRQRGAQIEADGIVGPKTQAAVKAFQTAQGLTADGIVGPKTWGKLVMNLDNGATGEAVKGAQHQLARHGYQVRPDGTFAASTATAVTDFKTKHGLPATSLVDATTWQWLIGGTPSVAGWSLPLPRTALPRGEYDDPHHDYPAIDLPVGSGTRALAVTAGTVALVNDSSCGRGVVLTANGARFVYCHFSQHAVASGATVQAGQLIGYTGNTGNSTGPHLHFGIKIGSTSHCPQRLLLAIYDGVAPPAPSSLPTSGCSY, encoded by the coding sequence ATGCGGCGCCTACTGACTTTTCTCGCCACCGTCGTGGCCATGGTGATGATCGGCGCGGGATCCGCGCACGCTGCGCCCGCCCCGGCGTGGCCGTTGGTGACAGGTGACTCCACCGGCCCGGAGGTGACATCGGCGCAGTACCTGCTCCGGCAGCGCGGCGCGCAGATCGAAGCCGACGGTATCGTCGGCCCGAAGACCCAGGCGGCGGTGAAAGCGTTCCAGACCGCACAGGGACTGACGGCCGACGGCATCGTGGGCCCCAAGACCTGGGGCAAGCTGGTGATGAACCTCGACAACGGCGCGACCGGCGAGGCGGTGAAGGGGGCGCAACACCAGCTGGCGCGCCACGGTTACCAGGTCAGACCGGACGGTACATTCGCGGCGAGCACCGCGACCGCGGTGACGGACTTCAAGACCAAGCACGGACTTCCCGCGACGTCGCTCGTCGACGCCACCACGTGGCAGTGGCTCATCGGCGGGACCCCCTCCGTCGCGGGCTGGTCGCTCCCGCTCCCGCGTACCGCACTGCCGCGCGGTGAGTACGACGATCCGCACCACGACTACCCGGCGATCGATCTGCCGGTCGGCTCGGGCACCCGTGCCCTCGCGGTCACCGCCGGGACGGTGGCGCTGGTCAACGACAGCTCCTGCGGCCGGGGTGTGGTGCTGACCGCCAACGGGGCTCGCTTCGTCTACTGCCATTTCTCCCAGCACGCCGTGGCGTCCGGGGCGACCGTCCAGGCGGGCCAGCTCATCGGCTACACCGGGAACACCGGGAACTCGACGGGGCCGCATCTGCATTTCGGCATCAAGATCGGCTCGACCAGCCATTGCCCGCAGCGGCTGCTGCTGGCGATCTACGACGGCGTTGCGCCTCCGGCACCGTCGAGCCTGCCCACCTCGGGCTGTTCCTACTGA
- a CDS encoding glycoside hydrolase domain-containing protein, whose product MKRIRRAGATALAVALLSLVTPAADAATGSRTVTYHGYQLDVPDGWRVVDLAAAPGTCVRFDSETVYLGHQTQEPDCPAKLVGRTAGLVIEPLADLTPEQVPGGVETAPPGTATPPPGTPSREGTIRVAVPDAGVLITAGHTGATERTVRAALAGARLVAGGARAVLPARPARAAAAAPIVAPGTFQGKGFETCAAPAQATMDAWRASPYRAVGIYSSGDLRACAQPNLTPAWVANQAARGWRFILTDVGRQAPCTGYRLKMSHDPAIARQQGRDAAASAIAANTALGFGAGSVIYSDIEGYSSTAACKAGVLSYVSGWTEALHAKGWLSGVYTSAGSGIKDLASAYTNTSYIRPDHIWFAWWNDKADTDTGSYAPNTYWANHQRIHQYAGEVAETWGGVRIPGIDRDYLDVGPGTTLPCDTVSLDFTAYPRIASGATGNPVKAAQCLLSATGRPTGTFDEATVSATKAFQQAHGLTATGEIEARTWTALLSTGDTPTLRPGATGAAVNRLQRALTAASGKTLAIDGAFGPNTEKAVRDYQSSRGLGVDGVVGQATWGALQAGR is encoded by the coding sequence ATGAAACGAATCCGGCGGGCAGGCGCCACCGCACTCGCGGTCGCGCTGCTGTCCCTCGTGACCCCGGCGGCCGATGCCGCCACGGGCTCGCGCACCGTCACCTACCACGGCTACCAGCTCGACGTTCCCGACGGCTGGCGGGTGGTCGACCTGGCGGCCGCGCCGGGCACCTGCGTCCGGTTCGACTCCGAGACCGTCTACTTGGGACACCAGACCCAGGAACCGGACTGTCCGGCGAAACTCGTCGGCCGCACGGCGGGTCTGGTGATCGAACCACTCGCGGACCTGACACCCGAACAGGTTCCCGGCGGCGTGGAGACCGCGCCGCCGGGGACGGCCACCCCACCGCCCGGGACTCCTTCCCGCGAAGGGACCATCCGGGTCGCCGTCCCGGACGCCGGCGTACTGATCACCGCGGGCCACACCGGCGCGACCGAACGGACGGTGCGGGCAGCGCTGGCCGGCGCGCGTCTGGTCGCAGGCGGTGCGCGTGCCGTCCTTCCCGCGAGACCGGCAAGGGCGGCCGCGGCGGCGCCGATCGTGGCGCCCGGGACCTTCCAGGGCAAGGGATTCGAAACCTGCGCCGCACCGGCCCAGGCCACGATGGACGCCTGGCGAGCCTCTCCGTACCGGGCCGTCGGCATCTACAGCAGTGGTGACCTCCGTGCCTGCGCGCAGCCCAATCTCACCCCGGCGTGGGTGGCGAACCAGGCGGCCCGCGGCTGGCGCTTCATCCTCACCGACGTCGGCAGACAGGCCCCGTGCACCGGATACCGGCTGAAGATGTCCCATGATCCCGCGATCGCCCGGCAGCAGGGCCGGGACGCCGCGGCGAGCGCGATCGCGGCCAACACCGCGCTCGGTTTCGGCGCGGGCAGTGTGATCTACAGCGACATCGAGGGCTACTCGTCCACGGCGGCGTGCAAAGCCGGCGTGCTGTCCTACGTCAGCGGCTGGACCGAAGCACTGCACGCGAAGGGCTGGCTTTCCGGCGTCTACACCAGCGCCGGATCAGGGATCAAGGACTTGGCCAGCGCCTACACGAACACCTCGTACATCAGACCCGACCACATCTGGTTCGCCTGGTGGAACGACAAGGCCGACACCGACACCGGCTCCTACGCCCCGAACACCTACTGGGCGAATCATCAGCGGATCCACCAGTACGCCGGTGAGGTCGCCGAAACCTGGGGCGGGGTGAGGATCCCTGGTATCGACCGTGACTACCTGGACGTCGGGCCGGGCACGACGCTGCCGTGTGACACGGTGAGCCTCGACTTCACCGCGTACCCGCGAATCGCCTCGGGCGCGACCGGGAACCCGGTCAAGGCGGCGCAATGCCTCTTGTCGGCCACCGGACGGCCGACAGGCACCTTCGACGAAGCGACGGTGTCCGCCACCAAGGCGTTCCAGCAGGCTCACGGGCTCACCGCGACCGGTGAGATCGAAGCGCGCACGTGGACCGCGCTACTGTCCACAGGGGACACACCCACCCTGCGGCCGGGGGCGACCGGCGCCGCGGTGAACCGCCTGCAACGAGCGCTCACCGCCGCCTCGGGCAAGACCCTCGCCATCGACGGCGCGTTCGGGCCGAACACCGAAAAGGCGGTCCGCGACTACCAGAGCTCCCGCGGGCTCGGTGTCGACGGCGTGGTCGGTCAGGCCACCTGGGGCGCGCTGCAGGCCGGCCGGTGA
- a CDS encoding FG-GAP repeat protein, translating into MANKWFPVLAAAAALTFVTSPATAAPAPAALPGIPQADVNGDGIADLVLSTGARLTYSGDTSLRPHDLGGSVLVVPGGTIPPGAPSALVNQNTAGVGLGMEASDKFGAALATGDFNRDGLADVAIGNPGESVGGLANAGTVSVLYGQRTAPYLRALPGALGTINQDTADVPGAMEAGDLFGASLATGDFNGDGYADLGIGSPGEAIETKARAGAVWILYGGGAGLTARNAIAFNQDDPDLAGASEAGDLMGWALAAGDVTGDKRDDLAVVSSGEVITGTANAWGSVHLLHGSASGLSANASSYISVGNAATDGKWRGAVIGRFHGGANADLVVQADRRRGGPAGSGALVSVRGGNAGLTTAVEVIDQSGDAIPGSPEANDYFGGSLAVGDLDGDTVDDLAVGIPKEDNRTGALCLLRGGASGLSSFPATAVGENTAPVNAGAAVGEGFGYGLRILDITGDGKPELTVSAPWEDGGPQTGAMFVLNTGPAGNALTVTAARKLTRAQIGTPTAFGPGAPFAGNSAVLDDNLETPK; encoded by the coding sequence GTGGCGAACAAATGGTTTCCCGTACTGGCGGCCGCGGCCGCATTGACCTTCGTGACCTCTCCCGCGACGGCCGCGCCGGCACCCGCGGCACTCCCGGGCATCCCGCAGGCGGACGTGAACGGCGACGGCATCGCCGACCTCGTGCTGTCCACTGGAGCACGGCTGACCTACAGCGGTGACACCTCCCTCCGTCCCCACGATCTCGGCGGCTCGGTGCTGGTGGTGCCCGGCGGGACCATCCCGCCCGGTGCCCCCTCGGCACTGGTCAACCAGAACACCGCCGGCGTCGGGCTCGGCATGGAGGCCTCCGACAAGTTCGGCGCCGCGCTCGCGACCGGCGACTTCAACCGGGACGGGCTGGCCGACGTCGCGATCGGCAACCCGGGCGAATCGGTCGGCGGCCTGGCGAACGCCGGCACGGTCAGCGTCCTCTACGGCCAGCGCACGGCGCCCTATCTCCGTGCTCTTCCGGGGGCGCTCGGGACGATCAACCAGGACACCGCGGACGTGCCGGGGGCGATGGAGGCCGGTGACCTGTTCGGAGCCTCCCTGGCGACCGGCGACTTCAACGGGGACGGTTACGCCGACCTCGGGATCGGGTCACCGGGTGAGGCGATCGAGACGAAGGCACGCGCCGGCGCGGTGTGGATCCTCTACGGCGGCGGCGCCGGGCTCACCGCGCGGAACGCGATCGCGTTCAACCAGGACGACCCGGATCTGGCCGGGGCGTCCGAAGCGGGAGACCTGATGGGCTGGGCGCTGGCCGCCGGAGACGTCACCGGCGACAAACGCGACGACCTCGCCGTGGTCTCCTCGGGTGAGGTGATCACCGGGACCGCGAACGCCTGGGGGTCGGTCCACCTGCTGCACGGCTCGGCGAGCGGGCTCTCCGCCAACGCGTCCTCCTACATCAGCGTGGGCAACGCGGCCACCGACGGAAAATGGCGGGGCGCGGTCATCGGCCGCTTCCACGGCGGCGCCAACGCCGACCTGGTCGTCCAGGCCGACCGTCGTCGCGGCGGCCCGGCCGGGTCGGGAGCGCTCGTCTCCGTGCGGGGCGGGAACGCCGGGCTGACCACCGCGGTCGAGGTGATCGACCAGTCCGGTGACGCGATCCCGGGAAGCCCGGAGGCCAACGACTACTTCGGCGGCTCCCTCGCGGTCGGCGACCTCGACGGCGACACCGTCGACGACCTGGCCGTCGGAATCCCGAAGGAGGACAACCGCACCGGCGCGCTGTGCCTGCTGCGCGGCGGCGCGAGCGGGTTGTCGTCCTTCCCCGCCACCGCGGTCGGTGAGAACACCGCGCCGGTCAACGCCGGCGCGGCCGTGGGCGAGGGTTTCGGATACGGCCTGCGGATCCTCGACATCACCGGTGACGGCAAACCGGAACTGACCGTCTCGGCTCCCTGGGAGGACGGCGGTCCGCAGACCGGGGCGATGTTCGTACTGAACACCGGGCCGGCGGGCAACGCGCTCACGGTGACCGCGGCACGCAAGCTCACCCGCGCCCAGATCGGCACGCCGACCGCTTTCGGCCCCGGGGCCCCGTTCGCGGGCAACTCCGCCGTACTGGACGACAACCTGGAAACACCTAAGTAG
- a CDS encoding alkaline phosphatase D family protein yields the protein MSKFNRRTFVFGTAVTVGAVALGGRASAALPYPFKLGVASGDPLPDGVVLWTRLAPDPLKNGNGGMPTTATAVDWEVATDDKFTNVVRNGQFTAVYADAHSVHVEVSGLQPDYEYYYRFRAAGHISPVGRTRTAPAFDTFGRDLLMAFTSCAHYEDGFYTVYRRMAEERPGLILHLGDYIYETSNKEDGSRPRYHKNKDELTEIGHYRQRYAEYKMDADLQAAHAVAPWLVVPDDHEVENNYAGDHRDNNKPTLPKGWDQRRADAYKAYYENMPLRGGAKPNGHRIQLYRRVRWGKLATFHMLDTRQYRSDQACGDGWKYCPEAGEPSRSLPGIAQENWLLDGLSQRQGTWDVIGQQVFFARRVDPQGASGMDGWDGYPASRDRLQKGWVQRGVRNPVVLTGDVHRAWANELKADYTNPGSPVVGTELVTSSVSSGGDGAKAGGVPNQAENPHLKFYSQYRGYVRTKLSQAKMDVDFRYVEQVTVRNKAALTARSYVIEEGRPGLQSP from the coding sequence ATGAGCAAGTTCAACCGACGGACCTTCGTCTTCGGTACCGCCGTCACCGTGGGGGCGGTGGCACTGGGCGGCCGGGCGAGCGCCGCACTGCCCTACCCGTTCAAACTCGGCGTCGCGTCGGGTGATCCGCTGCCCGACGGTGTCGTGCTGTGGACCAGGCTCGCGCCGGACCCGCTGAAGAACGGCAACGGCGGGATGCCGACCACGGCGACCGCGGTGGACTGGGAGGTCGCGACCGACGACAAGTTCACGAACGTGGTCAGGAACGGCCAGTTCACCGCCGTATACGCCGACGCGCACTCGGTGCACGTCGAGGTCAGCGGGCTGCAACCGGACTACGAGTACTACTACCGGTTCCGCGCCGCCGGGCACATCTCACCCGTCGGCCGTACCCGGACCGCTCCCGCGTTCGACACGTTCGGACGCGACCTGTTGATGGCCTTCACTTCGTGCGCGCATTACGAAGACGGTTTCTACACCGTGTACCGGCGCATGGCCGAGGAGCGTCCCGGCCTGATCCTGCATCTCGGTGACTACATCTACGAAACCAGCAACAAGGAAGACGGCAGCCGTCCCCGGTATCACAAGAACAAGGACGAACTCACCGAGATCGGCCACTACCGGCAGCGGTACGCGGAATACAAGATGGACGCGGATCTCCAGGCCGCGCACGCCGTCGCCCCCTGGCTGGTCGTCCCGGACGATCACGAGGTCGAGAACAACTACGCCGGGGACCATCGGGACAACAACAAGCCCACTTTGCCCAAGGGCTGGGACCAGCGCCGAGCGGACGCGTACAAGGCCTACTACGAGAACATGCCGCTCCGGGGTGGCGCCAAGCCGAACGGGCACAGGATCCAGCTGTACCGGCGCGTGCGCTGGGGGAAGCTCGCCACCTTCCACATGCTCGACACCCGCCAGTACCGGAGCGACCAGGCGTGCGGCGACGGCTGGAAGTACTGCCCCGAAGCCGGTGAACCGTCGCGGAGCCTGCCCGGTATCGCGCAGGAGAACTGGCTGCTGGACGGCTTGTCCCAGCGGCAGGGGACCTGGGACGTGATCGGTCAGCAGGTGTTCTTCGCCCGGCGGGTGGACCCGCAGGGCGCGTCCGGAATGGACGGCTGGGACGGCTACCCCGCTTCCCGTGACCGCCTCCAGAAGGGCTGGGTCCAGCGCGGTGTCCGCAACCCGGTGGTCCTCACCGGTGACGTGCACCGCGCCTGGGCGAACGAACTCAAGGCGGACTACACCAATCCGGGCTCGCCGGTCGTCGGCACCGAACTCGTCACCAGCTCGGTCTCCTCCGGCGGCGACGGCGCGAAAGCCGGCGGTGTCCCCAACCAGGCCGAGAACCCGCACCTCAAGTTCTACTCCCAATACCGGGGTTACGTCCGGACGAAACTGAGCCAGGCCAAGATGGACGTCGACTTCCGTTACGTCGAGCAGGTCACCGTGCGCAACAAGGCGGCCTTGACGGCGCGTTCGTACGTGATCGAGGAAGGCCGTCCGGGTTTGCAGTCCCCGTGA
- a CDS encoding ArsR/SmtB family transcription factor translates to MLRIHFTPEDLARTRISAAPQPMWEVLLSMYRLRGREGGIFFEEWRRSVAKAANLTTRPLADLASQSGYAVDFLTPTLRNLSLAEGLEALRRTPRKRLRADLAVLAGTRRLPSWTTGLAEGRPETLTRLADSVERYFTACLAPYWVRVCGRVEQVRARQVKTMTEEGCESLLAQVHPSARWTYPVLELDYPVEHELRLDGRGLCLAPSFFCWGLPTTFLDGELEPTLVYPIEHKVGWSANEAAHRPLTSLLGRTRARVLEVIGERPGTTTEVASRTKTSLPTASQQAATLRAAGLITSRQIGQSVLHSITPLGLALLAEG, encoded by the coding sequence GTGCTGAGAATCCATTTCACACCCGAAGACCTCGCCAGGACCAGGATCAGTGCGGCACCGCAGCCGATGTGGGAAGTCCTGCTGAGCATGTACCGGCTGCGCGGCCGCGAAGGCGGGATCTTCTTCGAAGAGTGGCGAAGATCGGTTGCGAAGGCGGCAAACCTCACCACCCGGCCGCTGGCCGACCTCGCCTCCCAATCCGGCTACGCCGTCGATTTCCTCACCCCGACGCTGCGAAACCTCTCGTTGGCGGAGGGGCTCGAAGCGCTGCGCCGAACCCCGAGGAAGCGACTTCGGGCCGATCTGGCCGTACTCGCCGGGACCCGGCGGCTCCCCTCGTGGACCACCGGCCTCGCCGAGGGCAGACCGGAGACGCTCACCCGGCTCGCCGACTCGGTCGAGCGGTATTTCACGGCCTGCCTCGCCCCGTATTGGGTGCGGGTGTGCGGCCGGGTCGAGCAGGTACGCGCCAGGCAAGTGAAGACGATGACCGAGGAGGGATGCGAGTCCCTGCTCGCCCAGGTGCACCCCTCGGCGCGGTGGACCTATCCCGTTCTGGAGCTGGACTATCCGGTCGAACACGAACTGCGCCTGGACGGGCGGGGGCTGTGTCTCGCGCCGTCCTTCTTCTGCTGGGGACTGCCGACGACCTTCTTGGACGGCGAGCTCGAACCGACCCTGGTGTATCCGATCGAACACAAGGTGGGCTGGTCGGCGAACGAAGCGGCGCACCGGCCGCTGACGTCCCTGCTCGGCCGGACCCGGGCCAGGGTCCTCGAGGTCATCGGGGAGCGTCCCGGGACCACCACCGAAGTGGCTTCCCGGACGAAGACCAGTCTCCCGACGGCGAGCCAGCAGGCCGCCACCCTGCGCGCCGCCGGTCTGATCACCAGCCGCCAGATCGGGCAGTCCGTGCTGCATTCGATCACCCCACTCGGCCTCGCGCTCCTGGCGGAAGGCTGA
- a CDS encoding peptidoglycan-binding domain-containing protein — MRTTAASVLAAVLVLCGLLQPVSRLAHAEPDLHTTGHPTADLKPTRDDILTRAKSWLDERVPYSQEAKHTNQYGTYRQDCSGYVSMAWGLKTARWTGDIMQVATRIDKKNLLPGDSLWVHSSAHQHMALFIRWADAAKTQAVVWEEYRSGTVASQRTWSADRTAGFTAIRYRNVVEGDAKTCAAVSLDHPRYPEVAPAATGALVKTAQCLLAAAGFPTGANGPTGTFDATTTDATKQFQASLGLPALGKVDSHTWTALLARGTTPQLQDGASGDAVLRLQRALNAALDAGLELDGRFGPNTTAAVKRYQSAQGLSSDGIAGPKTWAALQAGK, encoded by the coding sequence ATGCGAACCACAGCCGCGAGCGTCCTCGCCGCCGTATTGGTCCTTTGTGGACTTCTCCAGCCGGTATCCCGGCTCGCCCATGCGGAACCGGATCTCCACACCACCGGGCATCCCACCGCCGACTTGAAACCGACCCGCGACGACATCCTGACCAGAGCGAAGAGCTGGCTCGACGAGCGGGTGCCCTACAGCCAGGAAGCGAAGCACACCAACCAGTACGGCACCTACCGGCAGGACTGCTCCGGCTACGTGTCGATGGCCTGGGGTCTCAAGACCGCTCGCTGGACGGGCGACATCATGCAGGTCGCCACCCGGATCGACAAGAAGAACCTCTTGCCGGGTGACAGTCTGTGGGTGCATTCCAGCGCCCACCAGCACATGGCACTGTTCATCCGGTGGGCGGACGCCGCGAAGACCCAGGCGGTGGTGTGGGAGGAGTACCGCTCCGGGACGGTCGCGTCACAGCGCACGTGGTCGGCCGATCGGACGGCGGGTTTCACCGCGATCCGGTACCGCAACGTCGTCGAGGGCGACGCCAAGACCTGCGCGGCGGTGAGCCTGGACCATCCGCGCTATCCCGAGGTCGCCCCGGCCGCGACCGGGGCCCTGGTCAAGACCGCGCAGTGCTTGCTCGCCGCGGCCGGATTCCCCACCGGGGCGAACGGCCCCACCGGGACCTTCGACGCGACGACCACCGACGCCACGAAACAGTTCCAGGCAAGCCTGGGCCTGCCGGCGCTCGGCAAGGTGGACTCGCACACCTGGACGGCGCTGCTGGCCCGCGGCACCACCCCCCAGCTCCAGGACGGCGCCTCCGGAGACGCGGTGCTGCGTCTTCAGCGCGCCCTGAACGCCGCCCTCGACGCGGGACTCGAACTCGACGGCAGGTTCGGCCCGAACACGACAGCGGCGGTGAAGCGGTACCAGAGCGCGCAAGGGCTCTCCTCCGACGGAATCGCCGGGCCGAAGACCTGGGCCGCGTTGCAGGCCGGCAAATGA
- a CDS encoding peptidoglycan-binding protein, translated as MSNPLWTEKRIAMRVKSVALGMAMMVGFGLATANEATAATAADPTGAELSAVVATCTQQVSTGKYAERSGGTRTVPVCSTGGAVHWRSGMTIDCDGQRTEKCNPSTDPYWQGQTAWAQPDGKPLNAEKLPYVVVPGISSTWSYARSGITGGTVAAVVYQGRVAYAVVGDVGPAGAIGEGSYALAKALGINPDPRSGGVSGKVVDYIVFPGVKASPIHDAVDAGTEGRRAATELVSRSRDCANVGVDGPYPRLDAGVTRPEVKTAQCLLRAAGQDTGAGDPSGVLDTATVSAVKRFQAQVGLAETGSVDSHTWTALLARGATPQLQDGSSGEAVFRLQRSLNAATTANLTVDGKFGAKTTAAVKGYQTSRGLDADGIAGVNTWRALQTGR; from the coding sequence ATGAGTAATCCACTGTGGACGGAAAAGAGGATCGCGATGCGGGTGAAGTCGGTGGCGCTGGGGATGGCCATGATGGTCGGCTTCGGCCTGGCGACGGCCAACGAGGCGACGGCGGCCACGGCCGCCGATCCGACCGGCGCCGAGTTGAGTGCGGTGGTCGCGACGTGTACTCAGCAGGTGTCCACCGGGAAGTACGCCGAGCGCAGCGGCGGTACGCGCACGGTCCCGGTGTGCTCGACCGGGGGCGCGGTGCACTGGCGGTCCGGGATGACGATCGACTGTGACGGGCAGCGCACCGAGAAGTGCAACCCCTCGACCGATCCGTATTGGCAGGGGCAGACCGCGTGGGCGCAGCCGGACGGCAAGCCACTGAACGCCGAGAAACTGCCCTACGTCGTGGTGCCCGGGATCAGTTCGACCTGGAGTTACGCCCGGTCCGGAATCACCGGTGGCACCGTCGCCGCAGTCGTCTACCAGGGCAGGGTCGCCTATGCCGTCGTGGGCGACGTCGGCCCGGCAGGAGCGATCGGCGAGGGCTCCTACGCACTGGCCAAGGCGCTCGGCATCAACCCCGACCCGCGTTCGGGCGGGGTGTCCGGCAAGGTCGTCGACTACATCGTCTTTCCCGGTGTCAAGGCATCGCCGATCCACGACGCCGTCGACGCGGGCACCGAAGGCAGGCGAGCCGCGACCGAACTGGTGTCCCGCTCCCGCGACTGCGCGAACGTCGGGGTCGACGGCCCCTATCCGCGGCTCGACGCCGGCGTGACCCGGCCCGAGGTGAAGACGGCGCAATGCCTGCTCCGCGCCGCCGGCCAGGACACCGGTGCCGGTGACCCCAGCGGCGTCCTGGATACGGCGACGGTGTCCGCGGTGAAGCGTTTCCAGGCTCAGGTGGGACTCGCGGAGACGGGCTCGGTGGACTCGCACACCTGGACGGCGCTGCTGGCCCGCGGCGCCACCCCGCAGCTTCAGGACGGCTCGTCCGGCGAAGCCGTTTTCCGGCTGCAACGGTCGCTCAACGCCGCCACCACCGCGAATCTGACCGTCGACGGCAAGTTCGGTGCCAAGACCACCGCGGCCGTCAAGGGCTACCAAACCTCACGAGGGCTCGACGCCGACGGGATCGCCGGCGTGAACACCTGGCGGGCCCTGCAGACCGGGCGATGA
- a CDS encoding response regulator, giving the protein MIEVLVVDDQDLVRAGFVALLRAAPGITVVGEAADGQEAVDLSARLRPDVVLMDIRMPGTNGVVATERILAAERDRPTRVLVLTTFDLDEYVYAALRAGASGFLFKDVRAERLVAAIHTIAAGEQLFAPSVMRRLIEAYANRPGGATGARGQELDCLTARETEVLRLVGKGMTNGGIAGELVVSESTVKTHVNRAMTKLGLSSRAQIVALAYESGLVTPGA; this is encoded by the coding sequence ATGATCGAGGTGCTGGTCGTCGACGATCAGGATCTGGTCCGCGCCGGGTTCGTCGCGCTGCTGCGGGCCGCGCCCGGCATCACCGTCGTCGGCGAGGCCGCCGACGGACAGGAGGCGGTGGACCTGTCGGCGCGGCTGCGGCCCGACGTCGTTTTGATGGACATCCGGATGCCGGGTACGAACGGCGTGGTCGCGACCGAACGCATCCTCGCCGCGGAACGCGATCGTCCGACGCGCGTGCTGGTGCTGACGACGTTCGACCTGGACGAGTACGTGTACGCGGCGCTGCGGGCCGGGGCTTCGGGCTTCTTGTTCAAGGACGTCCGTGCGGAGCGGCTGGTCGCCGCGATCCACACGATCGCGGCGGGGGAGCAGTTGTTCGCACCGTCGGTCATGCGGCGGCTGATCGAGGCCTACGCGAACCGGCCGGGCGGCGCCACCGGCGCTCGTGGACAGGAACTGGACTGCCTCACCGCCCGGGAGACCGAGGTGCTGCGCCTCGTCGGCAAAGGCATGACCAACGGCGGCATCGCCGGTGAGCTGGTGGTGAGCGAATCCACGGTGAAGACGCACGTGAACCGCGCGATGACGAAACTCGGGCTCTCCAGCCGCGCGCAGATCGTCGCGCTGGCCTACGAGTCCGGTCTCGTCACGCCGGGTGCCTGA
- a CDS encoding sensor histidine kinase, producing MRRPTWLRKNAPEAGDAVLAVFMIAFTVEAGFAVDLPGFRPFDTAGVMLSVLVNAPLAVRRRAPLPVFVLLLAGWTAYLLPGYWPGVSALALLLGLYTVAASRSLPMTALCAAATLAGETYSACHSQLIGSVWTAVFQSMLLTGVAWGFGANAGRLAQRNGQLRVLTGQLRREQEDRARRAVTEERVRTARELHDVVAHHMSVIAVQAEMARYVFESDPSASRTALDVIGRTSSEGLDELRRMLTVLRSGEDDDTYVPAPGLERLRELAARVGAAGVHVEVSVRGTVRALPDGLGLCVYRVVQEALTNVVKHARPARAWVSLTYGAEEVTVRIADDGRSERFHEGAGHGMIGMRERAELYGGTLLAGAGAEGGFVVTLVLPLTPGGAAR from the coding sequence GTGCGCCGACCGACCTGGCTGAGAAAGAACGCTCCCGAAGCGGGCGACGCGGTCCTCGCGGTGTTCATGATCGCGTTCACCGTTGAAGCCGGCTTCGCCGTCGACCTCCCCGGCTTCCGGCCGTTCGACACTGCCGGTGTCATGCTGAGCGTGCTGGTCAACGCACCCCTGGCGGTTCGGCGCCGTGCGCCGCTCCCGGTTTTCGTGCTCTTGCTGGCCGGATGGACCGCCTACCTGCTGCCGGGATATTGGCCGGGTGTCAGCGCGCTGGCACTGTTGCTCGGCCTCTACACCGTGGCCGCGTCCCGGTCCCTTCCGATGACGGCACTGTGCGCGGCGGCCACGCTGGCGGGCGAGACCTACTCCGCCTGTCACTCCCAGCTGATCGGCTCGGTGTGGACAGCGGTGTTCCAAAGCATGCTGCTGACCGGCGTCGCCTGGGGTTTCGGCGCGAACGCGGGACGGCTGGCCCAGCGGAACGGCCAGCTGCGGGTGCTGACCGGGCAACTGCGCCGCGAGCAGGAGGACAGGGCGCGGCGGGCCGTCACGGAGGAACGGGTCCGCACCGCGCGTGAGCTGCACGACGTCGTGGCCCACCACATGTCGGTCATCGCGGTGCAGGCGGAAATGGCGCGGTACGTGTTCGAGTCGGACCCGTCGGCCAGCCGGACGGCGCTGGACGTCATCGGCCGCACCAGCAGCGAGGGCCTGGACGAACTGCGGCGCATGCTGACGGTGCTGCGGTCCGGTGAGGACGACGACACTTACGTGCCCGCACCCGGGCTGGAGAGATTGCGGGAGCTGGCGGCGAGGGTCGGCGCCGCCGGGGTGCACGTCGAGGTTTCCGTACGGGGGACGGTTCGCGCGCTGCCGGACGGGCTGGGACTCTGCGTCTATCGCGTCGTCCAGGAGGCCCTGACCAACGTGGTCAAGCATGCCCGTCCGGCGAGGGCGTGGGTGTCGCTGACCTACGGCGCGGAGGAAGTGACGGTCCGGATCGCCGACGATGGCCGTTCCGAGCGCTTCCACGAGGGCGCCGGACACGGCATGATCGGCATGCGTGAGCGCGCCGAATTGTACGGGGGAACACTCCTGGCGGGCGCGGGCGCGGAAGGGGGTTTCGTGGTGACGCTCGTGCTCCCGCTGACGCCCGGGGGAGCCGCTCGATGA